A DNA window from Aureibaculum sp. 2308TA14-22 contains the following coding sequences:
- a CDS encoding murein L,D-transpeptidase catalytic domain family protein — protein sequence MYKKILTLTISFILIFPIYAGKTPTSTFNESEKKPSNTERTFSSYSEEIYQRINDNDLDFDAFKHGLKGYVQLQNKGELNNSKYLTIIDMSVSANTERFYIINMETQTIEHKSVVAHGEKSGLEFAKKFSNKVNSHQTSIGFYKTAETYHGKHGLSLRLDGLEYSNSKARERAVVIHAADYANPDFIKSNGRLGRSWGCPSLPEKDYSTIISKIKEGSCLFIYYPQEKYLSKSKFIATDNLLASNK from the coding sequence ATGTATAAAAAAATACTTACTTTAACTATCAGTTTTATCTTAATTTTTCCAATCTACGCAGGAAAAACACCAACATCGACCTTTAACGAATCAGAAAAAAAGCCTTCAAACACCGAGCGTACTTTTTCGTCATATTCTGAAGAAATTTACCAAAGAATCAATGATAACGACTTAGATTTTGATGCTTTTAAACATGGGTTAAAAGGTTATGTGCAATTACAAAACAAAGGTGAATTAAATAATTCAAAGTATTTAACCATAATTGACATGAGTGTTTCTGCCAATACAGAGCGGTTTTATATCATAAATATGGAAACCCAAACTATTGAACACAAAAGTGTTGTAGCTCACGGAGAAAAATCAGGTTTAGAATTCGCCAAAAAATTCTCAAATAAGGTAAACAGCCATCAAACAAGTATTGGTTTTTATAAAACCGCTGAAACATACCATGGCAAACATGGTCTTTCTTTGCGTTTGGACGGATTAGAGTATTCTAACAGCAAAGCCAGAGAACGTGCAGTAGTTATACATGCTGCTGACTACGCAAATCCTGATTTTATTAAATCAAATGGAAGATTAGGTAGAAGCTGGGGTTGCCCATCGTTACCAGAAAAAGATTACTCAACAATTATTTCTAAAATAAAAGAAGGTAGTTGTTTATTTATTTATTATCCGCAAGAAAAGTATTTATCTAAATCAAAGTTTATAGCTAC
- a CDS encoding tRNA (guanine-N1)-methyltransferase, which translates to MKFAKILITFLLCVAVTATVFAQKEEEKGSLNSGTIESQFDYLYKKSAKWTDPRTGQVYRSIKLNNLFKFRDNVADSLKQARKIYLESQNVVSSQKANIDSLNVKLEATKGNLTAVTEEKDSIKLLGLPMSKAGYNTILWSIIAALTGLLLFFIGKFKRSNSITVEAKKAKAEIEEEYEGHRQRSIEREQKLRRELQDELNKQKYADKTTKKK; encoded by the coding sequence ATGAAATTCGCCAAAATTCTAATCACATTTCTCCTTTGCGTCGCGGTAACAGCTACTGTTTTTGCCCAAAAAGAGGAAGAAAAAGGTTCCTTAAATAGTGGAACTATTGAAAGTCAGTTCGATTATTTATATAAAAAATCAGCTAAATGGACAGATCCCAGAACTGGGCAAGTTTACAGATCTATAAAGCTTAATAATTTATTTAAGTTTAGAGACAATGTTGCGGATTCTCTAAAACAAGCTAGAAAAATTTATTTAGAAAGTCAAAATGTAGTAAGTAGTCAAAAAGCCAACATAGATTCTTTAAATGTTAAACTAGAAGCAACTAAGGGAAATTTAACAGCAGTTACCGAAGAAAAAGATAGTATAAAACTTCTTGGACTTCCGATGAGCAAAGCGGGTTATAATACCATATTATGGTCTATAATTGCAGCTTTAACTGGTTTACTATTGTTTTTTATAGGTAAATTTAAACGTAGTAATAGTATTACTGTTGAGGCAAAAAAGGCCAAAGCCGAAATTGAAGAAGAATATGAAGGGCACAGACAACGCTCTATAGAACGTGAACAAAAATTAAGAAGAGAGTTACAAGACGAATTGAACAAGCAAAAATACGCCGACAAAACCACTAAGAAAAAATAG
- a CDS encoding alpha-ketoacid dehydrogenase subunit alpha/beta gives MSEKTITSEHKLSFEEFKKEILEDYKIAVISRECSLLGRREVLTGKAKFGIFGDGKEVPQLAMAKAFKNGDWRSGYYRDQTFMMAIGELTPEQFFAGLYAHTDIVAEPYSAGRQMGGHFTTHTLNEDGTWKNQMQQKNISADISPTAGQMPRLLGLAQASKMYREIPKLKKHTTFSNNGNEIAWGTIGNASTSEGHFFETFNAAGVLQVPMVISIWDDEYGISVHAKHHTTKESISEVLEGFQRTDDVDGYEIFTVNGWDYSKLIDVYNEASTIARKNHVPVLIHVKELTQPQGHSTSGSHERYKTTERLEWETAHDCNAKMKEWIIEVFENEEELITIAKDAKREVSAAKRLAWNTYLQDIVHAQKEVVSLLVNLAQKSNNKPFILKLKNDLEAIKDPLKKDVLSTARRCLVYVRNENSKEKDLLIKWIKNFDKEQHQNYSAHLYSENENAATSVKEVKPTYPEEAEIVDARIILRDNFDALLSQHESLLIFGEDAGKIGDVNQGLEGLQQKYGELRVADTGIREASIMGQGIGMAMRGLRPIAEIQYLDYLLYGLQILSDDLATLRYRTFGRQKAPLIIRTRGHRLEGIWHSGSHMGAVIHLLRGVYILTPRNMTKAAGFYNTLLKSDEPALIVENLNGYRLKEDLPSNLGEFTTPIGVVEIIKEGVDITVVSYGSTLKLVEEASKELLKAEIDIEIIDAQTLLPFDIDNQVVKSIEKTNRLVVIDEDVPGAASAYLLDQIINKQNAYQFLDSKPLTITAKSHRPAYGTDGDYFSKPSIEDIFEGLYNIMNEVNPSKYNKLY, from the coding sequence ATGTCAGAAAAAACAATAACATCAGAGCATAAATTATCGTTTGAAGAATTTAAAAAAGAAATTCTTGAAGACTATAAAATTGCTGTTATTAGTAGGGAGTGTAGTCTTTTAGGAAGAAGAGAAGTCTTAACGGGTAAAGCAAAATTCGGAATTTTTGGTGATGGAAAAGAAGTGCCTCAACTGGCAATGGCAAAAGCGTTTAAAAATGGTGATTGGCGTTCTGGCTATTACCGTGACCAAACCTTTATGATGGCTATTGGCGAATTAACCCCTGAACAGTTTTTTGCGGGATTATATGCCCATACCGATATAGTTGCTGAACCTTATTCCGCTGGAAGACAAATGGGCGGGCATTTTACTACACATACCCTTAACGAAGACGGCACTTGGAAAAACCAAATGCAACAAAAAAACATTAGTGCAGATATTTCCCCTACTGCTGGGCAAATGCCTCGTTTGTTAGGCTTGGCTCAAGCCTCTAAAATGTACAGAGAGATTCCTAAGCTGAAAAAACATACTACTTTTTCTAATAACGGTAACGAAATAGCTTGGGGCACAATAGGAAATGCCAGTACTTCTGAAGGGCATTTTTTTGAAACTTTTAATGCTGCTGGAGTTTTGCAAGTACCAATGGTTATTAGTATTTGGGATGATGAATACGGCATTTCTGTTCACGCCAAGCATCATACTACAAAAGAAAGTATTTCAGAAGTATTAGAAGGTTTTCAGCGTACCGATGATGTAGATGGTTATGAAATTTTCACCGTCAACGGATGGGATTACTCAAAGCTGATAGATGTTTATAATGAAGCTTCAACCATTGCCAGAAAAAACCATGTTCCTGTTTTAATTCATGTAAAAGAGCTAACGCAGCCTCAAGGACATTCAACTTCAGGTTCGCACGAAAGATACAAAACCACTGAGCGTTTGGAGTGGGAAACAGCTCATGACTGTAATGCTAAAATGAAAGAATGGATTATTGAAGTTTTTGAAAATGAAGAAGAACTCATAACTATAGCAAAAGATGCTAAAAGAGAGGTTAGTGCTGCTAAAAGGTTAGCTTGGAATACTTACTTACAAGATATAGTTCATGCACAAAAAGAAGTTGTATCGTTACTCGTTAATTTAGCACAAAAGAGCAATAACAAACCATTTATATTAAAGCTAAAAAACGATTTAGAAGCCATAAAAGATCCATTAAAAAAGGATGTGCTATCAACTGCAAGAAGGTGCTTGGTGTATGTTCGGAATGAAAATAGCAAAGAAAAAGATTTATTAATTAAATGGATTAAAAATTTTGATAAAGAACAACATCAAAATTACAGTGCACATCTTTACAGTGAAAACGAAAATGCGGCCACTTCGGTAAAAGAAGTTAAACCAACTTATCCTGAAGAAGCTGAAATTGTTGATGCCAGAATTATTTTAAGAGATAATTTTGATGCTCTTTTATCACAACATGAATCTCTGCTTATTTTTGGAGAAGATGCAGGTAAAATTGGTGATGTAAATCAAGGCTTAGAGGGTTTACAGCAAAAATATGGTGAATTAAGAGTAGCTGATACAGGTATTAGAGAAGCAAGTATTATGGGGCAAGGCATTGGAATGGCTATGAGAGGGTTAAGACCTATTGCAGAAATTCAATACCTCGATTATTTACTATACGGATTACAAATTTTAAGTGATGATTTGGCAACACTTCGTTACAGAACTTTTGGCAGACAAAAAGCTCCGTTAATTATAAGAACAAGAGGACATCGGTTGGAGGGAATTTGGCATTCTGGTTCGCACATGGGAGCGGTTATCCACCTTTTAAGAGGTGTTTATATTTTAACACCAAGAAATATGACCAAAGCTGCAGGTTTTTATAATACACTCCTAAAAAGTGATGAACCCGCTTTAATTGTTGAAAATTTAAATGGCTACAGGCTAAAGGAAGATTTACCGTCCAATTTAGGTGAATTTACTACGCCGATAGGTGTGGTAGAGATCATAAAAGAAGGTGTAGATATTACTGTGGTCTCTTATGGATCTACGTTAAAATTAGTAGAGGAAGCCTCAAAAGAGTTGCTTAAAGCAGAAATTGATATAGAAATTATCGATGCCCAGACATTATTACCATTTGATATTGACAACCAAGTTGTTAAAAGTATAGAAAAAACAAACAGATTAGTTGTTATTGATGAAGATGTGCCTGGTGCGGCTTCTGCATATCTTTTAGATCAGATTATAAACAAACAAAATGCTTATCAATTTTTAGATAGCAAACCTTTAACTATTACGGCCAAAAGTCATAGGCCTGCCTATGGCACCGACGGCGACTACTTTTCAAAACCTTCAATTGAAGATATTTTTGAAGGTCTTTACAATATTATGAATGAGGTTAATCCATCGAAATACAATAAATTATATTAA